The following DNA comes from Papaver somniferum cultivar HN1 chromosome 4, ASM357369v1, whole genome shotgun sequence.
AATCAACTTACAAATTCACCAAACACCAATCATGCCCAGACTTTCACCTTAACTCCACAAACAACTATATCCCAAATCCTGCAACAACCAACATCAACTTCGACAATCTCTTCATTCTGTTTTCTATTCTGGACCCTATGGTTATCCAGAAATGATCTGATTtatcaacaaaaacaaacaacGTCAGAAGAAATCCTAACCTGGGCacaaaaactacaacaagaatATTCATGGGCACAGCAAGCCTCACCACCAATCATACCAGGAGCTACACCAATAGTCAACCGCCCAATAACAGATAAAAGGATAGCAACAATATCGGTAGGATGGTCCGTTCCGAATATCAACTGGACTAAAATTAACACAGATGGAGCAACCAGAGGCCACCCGGGATTTGCAGGGGCGGGATTCGTCTGTAGAGACTCAGATGCACGAATAATAATAGTTATGGATCAACCACTAGGAATTACGACTGCACCAACTGCCGAAACATGGGCCTTACTATTAGCTTCAAGAATAGCAACAGAGAGACAATGGCCTAGAATTCTCTTTGAAACAGACTCGGAGAACCTCCTGTGTTTCATTACATCAACTACCACACCACCTTGGCACATAGCagaaatgattgaagaaataaaaaatagacTGAGGCAAATCCCGCAAGTCGATATACAACACAATTAcagggaaggaaatcaagcagcgggAGGATTAGCAAATCATGCAGCAGATGGAAGCCAAACAGAAAACTGTTCAACCAAAATCTGGGACCAGACAATCCCATCTTTTATCAGTGACATTTTATTGCAAGATTCTGtggtaccacatacccacgacaagttgtaatctaaactttctatgataaattcatgcttcaaaaaaaaaacctgggTTTTAAAGTTTAAATAAACTCAATAGGGTTTTATCTTCAATTCTTTACTATAGTCAATATATCTATTTTAGTGACCCAATCTTATGGATGTTGGTCGCAAGTTCAGTTTATCCAAAATTCTTCCACTCCAGCACAAGTGTTTTAGTAATTGTTTAATGACAACAAGTATTTTAGTAATTGATTTGGTCAAACAAGTAGTAGTTTTATGGTCATGTGATAATGATACTTTCAAGTTTGTTGTCCCAAATCTTGTCTGGAGTAATTGAGATACTCTTATGTGTTGTAAATGACCTTGTTggggttttctttttgttttgtttttttttctttttttttttcttttaatataaccttttgtTTAATGACAACCAAAAAATAGTTAAACTAAACACTGAAAGCTTAAAACTCGATGTGTATTTGACTTGTCTTTCTTTTGAGAATATAAGATGATTTACAGCCTCCTGTATTACTCAAAGAAACTTACTGCACTTACAATCTTCCTACTTAACATTTCCAAGCCGTTGCTTCAAATTAAGACTCTCGAGTTCATCCAGATTGTTTGTTGGGCGTCACATCTGCAGGTACACCAGCCGATTCGAACCCTTCCTTTTTATATTTAATGGAGCTGCACGGTTTTAGgattaaaacaaaaaacaacttGGTTCtgggttaatttttttttctcaattccCTGGTTTTTGATAAACAAGGGCATTCCTCATTTAAATTCACATCTTATCTTATCGTTTAATTAGTTTTCTCCAAAATCTGATAGTGGAAAACATGATAAAAGAAaggcaagaagaaaaaaaacgcaCCTAAGTCAAGGCAAGGAGATGACAAAGTTTTTAATTAGGATTAGTTAGGATCCATGTGTCAAGGAAAGTAAATTAGACAAATTTATAGCCAATTGTATAGAAATGAAAGTAAAATGATATGGAATATATGTAATGAAATTTCAGTGTAGGAGCATTATCAATTAGCATTGTATGTTACATGTTCAACTGTTAATAGGTTGTAAAATCATGCATAACTTGCTATGAAAATGACATGATTCCTCGCAAAAACTTAGACCCTTcggacaaaagaaaataaaaaataaaaaaaataaaaaaataagcaTTTGAGTTGAAACCTTGTCAGCACCAAATTCGTTGttgatgaaaaacaaaaaatgcaCTTTGAGATTATTTCATGAATAATGGCAGGCCAATCATCATATTAAAATCACGGTACACATTTTATTGGGCCGGCGAGTGTTCCACTACTCCATTTTATCTGATGTGCGGGCGGCACAGTGCGGCATGTGCCTCTATCTAATAATGGAGGGTGCTTAACCAAATAAagaagaaccctgattttgggcatactaaaATCTTCTTAGCCATACAAAGCACTAATCCTAACTTGGATGATCTTATAAGAGGTACCTaaggggtggttcaattacctatatgtccttaaatcctttaaattactactaatctatccctaaccctaatacaaaacctataatcaactacagctaaaatcagtttcattcaccttatTCTTCTTCCCCTCCACATAAGACTAGAAAATCTTTTTCAGCAACTGCTTTATATTCATTTTTCTTCCCCAACCAGACTTTGTCACTACCCCCAACATCTCTGTAATCCAATGATTTCTGGAGTATATTACATCATTCAAGAGATCCCATCTTTAAAATCAATGGGTTTTAATCTTCTCAATTGAGTCAACTCAGTAATAGGTAATGGATTTAATCACTGTATCTATCTTCTATAAAACCcttaatttttttagatttttttttttttgatcttttgtAGTTAAATTTTTCAGGGAATTAGGTTCTTggatttcaattgtttttatagacagtagtgattgttgttaAATTGAAAAAAGATTGATGAATGAGTTTAAATTTTGTCTAATACACACAACATTTGGTAATATATGATATGAGATCTCAGTGCTGTCTTCCTTTACATTCCTTTATTGAATACTGCCCCTTCTTGATCATGTAAATACCCACTGGAGGCAAACTCTCCTCAAGCTCTTTGGGTTGTTAATTTGAAATGGGGGATTTGGAAACACAGAATATTCGCAATATTTGTATAGTTGCTCATGTAGATCATGGAAAGACTACCTTAGCTGATCATCTAATTGCTGGCTCTGGTGGTGGATTACTCCACCCGAAACAAGCCGGGCGGTTGAGATTAATGGATTATCTTGATGAAGAACAGAGAAGGGCAATTACAATGAAGAGTTCTTCGATTGCGTTGGAATATAAAGGTCACTCGATAAATCTGATAGACTCCCCTGGGCATATGGATTTTTGTGGCGAGGTTTCTACAGCTGCGAGATTGAGTGATGGAGCATTGGTGTTAGTGGATGCGGTTGAGGGTGTACATATACAAACCCATGCTGTTCTTCGTCAGGCGTGGATTGAGAAACTCACACCTTGTTTAGTTTTGAACAAAATTGATCGGTTGATTACGGAATTGAAGATGAGTCCAATGGAAGCGTATACTCGGTTGCAGAGGATTGTGCATGAGGTTAATAGGATTGTGAGTGGATATCAATCTGAGAAGTATCTATCAGATGTTGATTCTATGATTGCAGGGCCTGTAGGTGAGATGGGCAGTGATGAGAGTTTTGAAGGTATGgaggaggatgatgaagaagatactTTTCAACCACAGAAGGGGAATGTTGCTTTTGTTTGTGGGTTGGATGGTTGGGGTTTCTGTATCAAAGAATTTGCTGAATTCTATGCTTCCAAGCTTGGGGCTAGTGTAGCTACTTTGCAGAAGGCTTTATGGGGACCTCGTTATTTTAATCCGAAAACAAATATGATCCTGGGGAAGAAGCCTACTGGTGCAGGAAGTAAAGCAAAGCCAATGTTCGTGCAGTTTGTGCTAGAGCCACTTTGGCAGGTTTATCAGGCAGCGTATGAACCTGATGGAGACAAAGCGGTGCTTGGTAAAGTTATTAACTCATTTCATTTGTCTGTTCCTCCTCGTGAACTAGAAAATAAGGATAAGAAAATAGTGGTGCAAGCTATTATGAGCCGTTGGCTTCCTTTGTCTGAAGCAATCTTGTCAATGGTGGTTAAGTGTATGCCTGATCCTGTTGCTGCACAGTCTGTTCGAATCACAAGGTTACTTCCAAAGAAAGTGGTCCTGGACTACGCGGTTAAGTCTGATGTCCTTGAAGAAGCAGAGAATGTAAAGAAATCAGTTCAGGCATGTGATTCAAGTCCTGAAGCACCATGTGTTGCTTTTGTATCTAAGATGTTTGCTGTTCCCATGAAGATGCTTCCACATAGAGGTCCCAACGGAGAGAATGTGAACAATTATCCAGACGAAGGCGGGGTTGCTGAATCAGATGAGTGCTTCCTTGCGTTTGCAAGGATTTTCAGCGGGGTTCTTTTGGCAGGGAAGAAAATTTATGTGCTTTCAGCTCTTTATGATCCATGTGAAGGGGAAGAAACAGTGCAGAAACATCTGCAAGAAGTTGAGTTGCATTCCTTGTATCTCATGATGGGACAAGGTTTGAAACCGGTGGCCTATGCCAGGGCAGGAAATGTTGTTGCCATACGAGGCCTTGGTCATCACATCTTGAAGAGTGCAACTCTTTCTACGACTAGAAATTGCTGGCCATTTTCAAGTTGCTGCTACTCTGCGAGtttctgttgaaccaacaaatccaAGGGATATGGCCGCACTTACAAAGGGTCTGCGGCTTCTTAACCGGGCAGATCCATTTGTTGAGGTTAGTGTTTCTGCCACAGGAGAACAAGTGATTGCAGCTGCAGGAGAGGTTCATCTCGAGAGATGCATAAAGGATCTAAAAGAGAGGTTTGCAAGGGTTAGTCTGAATGTCTCAAAACCCCTAGTCTCCTATAAAGAGACCATTGAAGGGGATGGATCCAATTTCCTTAAGAATCTGAAGCTCTTGATTGGTAGCTCAGATTGCGTTGAGAAAACAACTCCCAATGGTCGATGCGTTGTTCGGGTGCAGGTGGTAAAGCTTCCTCCAGCACTGACAAAGTTGCTTGATGAAAGTTCTGATCTGCTTGCGGAAATTCTAGATGGAAAACTTGGGCAGAGAAGCAACAAACTGTTGGCAACACATACAGAAGAAAATTCGGTACTAGATGAGAGTCCAGTTAAAGCACTTAAAGAACGGATGATGGATGTTGTGCAGGATTATGTTGTCAGTCAAGAGCTCGACAAGGATAATGCTGATAAATGTAGAAATGTGTGGCTTCAGTTGCTGCGGAGAATCTGGGCTCTTGGACCTAGGCACGTTGGTCCTAATTTTCTTCTTGTTCCAGAATGATGATCATTCAGTTCTAATTCGAGGTTCTCCTCTTGCATCTCAAAGATTAGGGTTTGTTGATGAGAAGACCTGTGATGAAGATGTGGCTTTTAAAAAATCTGTAGAAACAAGCAGTTCACTCTTTATGGAGGCAGAGAGTCTCAAGAGCAGTGTTTTATCTGGGTTTCAGCTTGCTACTGGAGCTGGACCATTATGTGACGAACCTATGTGGGGCTTGGCCTTTATTGTTGAAGCTAATGTTATTGCACTGGAGAATCAATCCAGTGGATCTGATGTTTCTACTCAACTAGCAGATAACTATGGCATCTTCACTGGACAAATAATGACAGCAGTGAAAGAAGCATGTAGGACAGCTGTGCTTCAGAAGAAACCTCGACTTGTGGAAGCCATGTACTTTTGTGAATTGAACACCCCAACTGAACATCTGGGCTCCATGTATGCTGCTTTGTCTAAGAGACGTGCCCGAGTTTTGAAGGAAGAGATGCAACAAGGGTCTTCTTTGTTCACAGTGCACGCATATGTGCCGCTTACTGAAAGTTTGGGGTTTGCACAGGAGCTTCATGGAAAGAAATCTGGAGCTTCAAGGGCGTTACTTGTATTTAGTCACTGGGAAGAGCTTTCTGAAGATCCTTTCTTTGTGCCTAAGAcagaagaagaaatcgaagagttTGGAGATGGTTCTAGTGTTCTGCCAAATACAGCTAGGAAGCTTATTGATGCAGTGAGGAGGCGGAAAGGTCTTCCTGTGGAAGACAAAGTAGTTCAACATGCCACCAAGCAGAGGACACTATCTCGTAAAGTATAAAGATGGTGGTTCTATTGATGTATCTGGACCTCTAACAGAACTGTAAGTTGTTATATTGTTTTGTTGGAAGATGGGAAAAGAAAAGGGTATTCAGTGGTACGTACATGTCACCAGTGTTTTTTTCAGTGTTACAGATCCGATGACAAGAATCGAGCATCTGActttgaaaaacaaaagatgGATGCCAAAGTTGGTAAATAATGGCTACAGTGACTGCAGCGTATTTCAAGTAACATTTGATTATGGAGATAACTCAATATTATTGACCCTGTAAGTATACACTGTTCATTTCAGCAAACTCTTAATTTCGTCTTTTATTAACGTTCTCATTATTGGGCTTTATGTTTCAAACTTAGTAATTCTAGTTGTCTAAGTCAAAAGACTCAAAATTGTTTCCCTTAGCTCTTAGCCTGTAAGCACCAGATTAGTGACACTGGTTTAGGGGATATACTTGATGGTGAACTTGTGTACTCCATTAcatatatgatgaacttgtgcaTAACATGTGTCAGTTAAAAGACCTTCGGATATAACACCcacaaacaacaaaaaatagatacaaaatgaaatttttgTCAGTTACCAACTTCCATTAGAACCGTTGGTGCAGGAGTTTGGTTTATAGCTCTGGTACGAATCATGGTTTGATTTGTCAAATAAGAACTGAAAAGTCCTCCAAACCCATTTCATTAGTTCCCAAAACCTTGAAAACGAGAAACACATCATTTTCTGTGTATTGAGGGAAGTTTTGTGATTCTGTCAATTCACAGCATTCTGTACTCTGGTGATATTTTCCCTTTTCATGTTTGATCCCAGACTTGTTTAGGATGTTAAAGATACTAGAAACACTTGCTTTTTACTGAAAATCCTTTGACGTAGAACCTGCGTCAAATCTTTCATGCTCATTTCTTATTACCTTAACTTGTTAAGATCTAGTGTTGAACTTAGTTTCCAAACCAAGATTCACTGCATAAGAACATTAACCTGGAATGTACTTAACTTCTCATTTTACATTTGATGGGGAAAATAATGACCGGGCACTGTGACTAGTCTAAAAGCCATCAACTTTTGAACCTATAACAGAAGACTTGGTTGAAGTCTTCTGCTATCAGTACTAAGAAACAAAGGTTAcacaatcaagaagaagaagaagaagaagaagaaagactaGTAAAAGTAAAATGTAACCGGATTATAATAATCAGTTTGCCGTATGTATGTTCTATAGTTTGTACGAATCACACTAGTGACTGTAAGTAATTTAGATCATTCTAAGTAACACCCGCACTTCACCAGCCATTTCTAGGCTTTGTATGCATCCTGGTAGAGCTAACTCACATACTTCACCATCCATTCTAGGCTTTCTATGCATTCTGGTAGATCGTCGTTGTAGGTTCTGACGTGAGTCTGCAACATCAAATTCAATGATTCAACCATATGAAacaaaaattagtttatatatatacacatgaaaTCAGTATACTACATCCAAAATACAGGCCTATTTTTGTGTGTCTAATAGTCCGCACAACACCCTTGATTGATTAAGTGTTGCTCTGTTGACCCTGTTTTGGTAAgttcacacatacatccatagaTACTCAATCCTCAATTTTGAAGTAGAGACTGCATTGCCCATAATATTGTGAGTGGAGTTTTAATAAGGAGGATATATAACAATACCTCCATGATGAATTGGCAGGAGGAATCCTTATTGGATACCAAGGCTGAAAGAATGACCAAACCGGCGGCAACAGTTGATGGCCAGTAGCACAGCAGGTCAGGGTCCATCAAAGACAGAACTGCAAGATACTTGGCCCTGTCCTCCATTTCCTGATCCGCTCTTGCTGCTTTCAGATAGAACCTAGCAACATTTGGCCTTAATATTCTCAGAACTGACAACGTGAAATAATAATCCTTACAGAATCATGGACTAAAAACTAAATGGTCAGGGATAGGCCAGGCTGGGCTCAGACAGGTGCAGTGGTCTCACTACTATATCGAATAATATAAACAAGAGACAGGAGGGGAAGGTAACAATACCATAAGAAGTTGTAAGTGGTGGGCAAGAAACATTGGAAGTTGAGGATCTCTTGAACTAACCACTCCATGGCAACAACTTCACACCTGCTATACACATCACTCCCAATCTGGAATGTCTTTTGCCTTGTACTGCAGACATTTTTGTACAGAAACATATCAATTGCAGACAGTATAAACTATAATCCTTCTGATACGAATAACAGGTGTTCATGTGATCGAGTGGTCCATGCCAAAATGGTGAATAATAGTTACCAGTTGTACATCTGATTTTCTTCGATTCTTGTGGCTAAGGTGAGGCAAGCAATTCCAAGCAGTTGAAGCTTCCTTTTGGTTTTGAAGAAGCCTTGGCTTAAAAATCTGTCCATGAGGCTTACACATAAGAACACTGTCTCTAAATTGAGCTCCCTCAGACCTGATTCCTGCATTGTTAATGTAGCTCATTCATTAATGTACAGAAATTAAGGAGGAGATTAGAGATTCATTTCACTGAAAATAACTTCTAATTACGAACTGAACTTACATCGATTATCCAGTTAAGAATTGCTTGCCTCTCTTGAAGAAGAAAATCTCCGTAGGCTGTTGTTGTGTAATAATCTTCGAAGTAATCTTTAAGAATCACATGATTTCTTTCTCTGCTCCTGAATTTGATGTAACtatcttcatcattttcatcttcaaatttcaaatactgagAATCAAATCAACAAGTAAAGTAAATTCAGATCAGAAAAGTTTGGGTAGATTGGAGATTCTGAAATATCATAATCAAGTAAGAACTCGAGAATGAGATTATGTACTTACAGTGAGTTTCTCGGAATAGTCTTTGTGGATCTGTGAAGAGATTTTGCAATCTGAAGATGCTACAGAGCTTAATCTGGAGAATTCCTTCGAGTATTCAGTAAGAAATGAGTAATAAGCAGTCGGATTTAGATCTGATCCTTGAGAAAAATCAGTTTGAGATTCAGAATCGTAAAGTGATGTTCCAACGTAATCTGAGAATTCAGAATCTAGATCGGAAATTGTCTTTGAGTAATCTGATTCTTCAGCGTCATAAGAATAATCTTCAGAACAAATGAGTTCACAGTCTGATTCACAGTCTTCAGGTTTTTGATTGATCGCTGTTGATTCTGAATCGGCGAATTTCAAATTCGACAAATCTGAAATTGACGCCACCGGAGCTCTGTTTTCATCGCCGTCGAATTGATTTTCATTTTTCGGTTCGGAATTAGATTTTGGAACAAAAAAGATCTCTGAAATACCATCACCTCCTTGAATTTCCACCTTTGCTTTCTTAACAGAAGAATCATTACTAGTAAATTCCTCCTCCGATTTGAAATTTTTCCTTGAGTTTTTAATCGAAGAATAaactgattgaatacaagaagtTTCAGAGAAAGAGATTGCTTCAGAAACATTATGATTATTACCtccttcatcattttcatcaacttTACGAGCTCTACTTTTCCATTTTCTCCCGGAAAACTCATCGCCGGAGAATACTACACCACAAGAATTAGATTCTGATACCTTCTCCGTTGCTGTTGCTTCAATCTCCTTCCGTTTGTAGCAATATCTATTGATGATTCTCCTATCATCGGAACAATTCTCAGTTTCAGAAATCACAACTTgtttcttcttctgctgctgctgcttgagAGACAGTTTAAACTCTTGAAGTGTTTCAGATCCAACTGAAATCAAGTTTGATGTACACGAAATCTCATCTGGAATCAACACTGATGATACCTCATCGTTTGGTTTACGCTTTTCTACTCTGTATAAAGAATTCGAAGAAGATTCACCGAGAATTGGAGAGATCTGGAAACGTTTTCTACGAGGAATCTTTGATCGGAGCTTCTTCATTACTGATACTGGTTCAAATTTTTGATTCTTCTTTGTCAAATTACTTCTCTCAGAAATTCTACTCTCAATTGCTTTCATTATCTTCAGTTGCAGAAGAAAATCTCGATGAATCGGTTTCAAAAATTTTTCAAAATGAAGTAAACCCGCGAAAAATGAGAAGAGAAGCTGAGGAGAGAGATTGTCGTGTTTAATAAGTGAAATTGTGGGACCATGTGACATCATGGGGGGCCAACTGACCCTTCCCTCGTTTATCGTGCTCCCTAAGCTGCCGAATGAGTATCTTCGTGGAATGAGGGTATGAGATATTGGAAAACCGAATACCCTCTCCGGTTGAGGGGGGAGCCGAGGTGTGGTTAGCTCTTACTCACTTGTCATCTGGCTCCGAAGTTTGTTATGTGTGTTTTTTTTGTGGGTAATTCTAGATTATTCGAGAAAATTTTTAAAAGAGAATTCGGTGATGGTTAGGTAGCGATTTTATTATTGGAATAGGTATTGGCCTCTGTTTCACGAGCAATTTTTGTGAGTAAAATTTTGATATTGATTAAGGAAAATTATAGATGGAGGAAGGAGACGCAGAGACAAGAAGGAGAACCATCATATTAGAGAGATTAGTAGTTCTATTACATAGGTTACATCATATACATAGAAAGTGGTAActagatggaccgcacatccatgggccataggccctgtaacactcccccttgtgcggttcaataacaaaactttatacatagtgcttcacatataatgCTTTGAATGTATTTCTTCAAATGACGTCCTCTCCTTAATTGCTTGTGCCGAAATCAAagtcctcattaaaactttgataagTAAAAACTCAGTGGGATAAaatcttggtacaactcttcacatgtagtacttcacatgttatctcgtactttacatgtagttaaCCACATGCGATACGATCTTCAAGGACCgactagtctaagttaattgcctcattaaaacttctccaggaaaacccagagggacaaaacctaaactaaagaaaaggagtacaatattaagcaaacttagaacatagttggacttgaatatgttgcctcattaaaaccttggcaAGGAAAAAACCCAGTGAGACAAAACCTTGAtgaagaaaaaagagtacaatgtgacagatgcaagtaaaggtgatccgttgcagatgatcactttgctctatTGATGTTTACTAGTTGCTTCAAAACTCTTAAGGTGgtaaagacaatagccttagctgggaaattacattcccggtgtttgttgttgtctcattaaaaaccgtgccgagtaacaaaaccctgtggaaaaaagcaacctcggtgaaggaaaatagtagaacgcaccattagatgctccccatgatgtcagacaattttcattagtctaatgcagtcaaaaggagtttatcacactttaatTTGGTGACTTTAATGTTTATAAGACCCTATccttgattctggaagttacgttgcttaaaatattatcacgtttcatttctttgattcagatattttcagtaatatcagcGCGATCTTTATCTCTTCAAcgtcaacatacttgatgtttttagtgttgcctcgctaaaaaccttgtcgagtaacaaaacctttggaaaaaactattctcgatcgaagggaaaaagagtacaacactcttcaatttcgaagtaaaatatgtcgacatcatatccttggatcctccctgatgtcggcatctccccctgattactttcatagTTGTTCCAgatagttcctttagtcatgtacttttcgaaactgaatatcggtaatgccttagaaaatagtctaccatatctccccctgattactttcgttggagaagagattattgttccttcataatcaaaaaCCTTTGGATTACAGTTCCTTtaacattcctttttatgtctttgcagggataaaacaaactcatgtcaatggttacttttaagtacatgattacattcactgtaCCATTCTAAAGacattgcgttggcgctgagctatatctagctaacaagttccctgaggatgtaaactttaatcgagtatattactatactaagtacaacaatgcgtatattgtacttagatatgaaaatttcatccccaacacatctacgtcatcttcctttagacgaaatggtcacttacttatatttgaacctcgactaatcatgggagtgttaTCAGGATGCATATCTttattaaatttcctgacaactttagacatatgcaaactggtggaataacataccacaagctcagtatttggTCGAGCTTtacctagatttttcatctcaaattcggatttcgaatatcttttaaggtctcttattacatcaagagtacccatcaagtctgtaccatcgacatagatagctacaattccaaatcaggaactttcttctgaatacgcaaggaaaaataacttacttgtctatcccctccaaatcaactAGCCACCTAGACGGGTACACCaaatccgcctgattgcttcaatctataagtgagcgttatatctaactgtaaacgcactctatggttttgagtcacttgatttgggaaacaaaaggctatcaagtacttttgtaaacatcttctatctcttgattctttcaaagATAcaaacaaccacatacatatgttgcatttcaagtccaTTTGAAATTACCAAGATAACTAAATAGCGGAatgctataacgttcattacaagagaacaatttcagggctttgtgagaaacctcgcgccacaaggcaaGTCTTTATCCGTTAAGACtgttttcttctcattatgcttcgtgaaaaattaatcatgtatgtccaataggatttACATTTTGTTAGTTAGCACtgccacaccaaatacctgtatatttgtcaaacaACCAAGTTCTgtctggattgtataggccaaatatgctcttcggTGACATCAAGGaacaaggagcttggttcgatctTATCTTGCTCTATTTtcttaagcaagtgtatatgcaattaatcatcaatatgctcgcatgatctttccattgactcgtgagaattctcataatccacttgggatgtcattgttctctggaatcattaaacttcggagcgtcctccagtttgattcatggatatattaagagacaatcttatgagatgatttccgatgatataaataagttgtccCTTACTCACCTACTTTCTTTTTAAGTGAGGATTAATCGAACCAAGttgtctctccaacttcctttatggagccacggcctcaaccacacttccactaagtgtagttgcaacaccttagtctatggtataTATCCCTTACTGAAGATTCGTAACCTTGCGCAGGTAGGTTTGTAGCTAGTATGTGTGATCTTATCAcattagcg
Coding sequences within:
- the LOC113274587 gene encoding cyclin-SDS-like, which codes for MMSHGPTISLIKHDNLSPQLLFSFFAGLLHFEKFLKPIHRDFLLQLKIMKAIESRISERSNLTKKNQKFEPVSVMKKLRSKIPRRKRFQISPILGESSSNSLYRVEKRKPNDEVSSVLIPDEISCTSNLISVGSETLQEFKLSLKQQQQKKKQVVISETENCSDDRRIINRYCYKRKEIEATATEKVSESNSCGVVFSGDEFSGRKWKSRARKVDENDEGGNNHNVSEAISFSETSCIQSVYSSIKNSRKNFKSEEEFTSNDSSVKKAKVEIQGGDGISEIFFVPKSNSEPKNENQFDGDENRAPVASISDLSNLKFADSESTAINQKPEDCESDCELICSEDYSYDAEESDYSKTISDLDSEFSDYVGTSLYDSESQTDFSQGSDLNPTAYYSFLTEYSKEFSRLSSVASSDCKISSQIHKDYSEKLTYLKFEDENDEDSYIKFRSRERNHVILKDYFEDYYTTTAYGDFLLQERQAILNWIIDESGLRELNLETVFLCVSLMDRFLSQGFFKTKRKLQLLGIACLTLATRIEENQMYNW